CCGATACTGCCGAGCAATGCCGCACCAAGTACCGGCCATGGTGTCAGATTTTCAATTCCTAACGGCTTTGCGTAAATACAACATACAAATGCCACACTGAACAAAATCTCATAAAAATTTAATTTACGGATGCCATTGATAAACATCCAGATAAAAAATACCGTTAACACGATGCCAAATATGCTGACCTCCGGCAGTGCGTAAATTCTGCTGACTACTAAATAAACTGCTGCAAGGATAAAAAATAATCCCCAAAAGATTTTTCCATTTCTTCTCATTGATGTAACCTCTTTTCTTCTAATTTACTGACTAATGGTTTGTAATAATACCTTGATACAAAAACTTGCTTGTGACATCCACCAAACGCTACAACGCTTGCTGCAGTCAGATTCCGGTGGATGGAATAAATGTGGTTGGTATTCAAAATGGTCGATTTTGACACCCTCATGAAACAACCCGGAAGAATTTCTTCTAACTCATACAATTTGTACTTTGTCCGGTAAATGTCATCCTTCGTGTGTGCGTGGATTTCGCCTCCCTCTGTCTCAAAAAAGAGAATCGAATCCAACGGTAAATAATACTCCGTCGTGTCCTTGTAAAAACAAAACCGCTCCTTGGTACTGATGATGTCGCTAATCGCTCTTTGAATGGAACCAATCTGCTCTGTCAGGCTCTGACATCGGATGACTACTTCATCTTCGGTCAATGCCTCGTCAATTTCAATTTTGATTTTCATGCTTTCACTCCTCTGTCGCATTGGGTTCCTTCCTCATTGCTTGATTTTAGTATAGAGAATGTGCTTTTAAATGTAAATAGATTTCCGGTAAGTGGTAAGTTTGAGCGGGTAAGTGGTAAAAAAACTCCCTTCCAGGGAACCAGGGCTTTACCTGATCTCCTGAAAGGGAGTCTGTACTTCTATCTTTGTCTGCTCAAATATCTCTATTTATTTAAGTTTTTTAATACTTCCACCGCTTTTTCTAAATATGGATTCTCCATCTCGAAGAATTTACCTGCATCCGCACTTTCTGCGTATTTAGGGTCTAATGGCATTTTGCCTAATACCGGAAGTCCTAATTCATCCGCGACATCATCTACATGACTTTCTCCAAAGAGTTTAATCTCTTTTCCACAGTCTGGACATTTTAAATAGCTGAAGTTCTCCACAACGCCAAGTACCGGAACATGCATCATCTCAGCCATGTTGTAAGCCTTCTTGACAATCATCTGAACCAGTTCCTGTGGGGATGTTACAATCACAATTCCATCCACTGGGAGTGACTGGAATACGGTAAGCGGAACATCACCGGTTCCTGGTGGCATATCAACGAAAAGATAATCGACATCGCCCCATACGGTCTCATTCCAGAACTGTTTTACCACACCTGCAATTACCGGGCCTCTCCAGATAACCGGTGCTTCTTCATCCTCTAACAAAAGGTTGATGGACATTACCTTGGTTCCATCCTCTGCAACCATCGGAATCATGCCTTCCTCGGTTCCATAGACCTGTCCGTGTACGCCGAACATCTTTGGAATGGATGGTCCTGTGATATCGGCATCCATAATTCCTACTTTATAACCTGCTTTATTCATGGCGCTTGCAAGGGAAGATGTCACAAATGATTTTCCGACACCACCTTTTCCACTGACAACACCGATTACTTTTTTGACATTTGAAGACGCATTCATTGGCTCTCTGAAATCTGCAGAACCCTGATTTGCTTTATTGTGTGAACAACCTTCACAACTTTCTTTTGAACAGCTTGATGCACCACTACATGTACTATTTTCTGGCATATCAAATCCTCCTGAATTTTCTTTTTTCAAACAAAACAAACACACTATGCTGCCATGCAACAACCATGTTGCTATGCAACCATGCTCTAATGCAACTATGTTGCTATGCACCCTATTTAGGATGTTACAGCACTTTTGTCATTATACTATCTTTCTACCTTTTTTCCAAGGCTTTGACAGTACTTTTGCAAGTACAATCTCTTTGAGATTCTCCTATGCTTCCTCGTGTACGCGCTGTTTTGCCGCCGCAATAATACTCTTTGGGAATGAGACAAACTCTAATAGTTTTATTGCATTTCTTGAGGTTGCCGGCTCTTCTTTTAATAAGTAATCAAAAACAATATCCTCTTCTCCGATGTCCTCGGAAAAATGGTAGTTTACATAACTATCATTCCAGCCATCGGTCAGTTCTTTATCGTGCGATGCCACAAAGGAAATACAGTTCTTTGTGGAAAGATAATCTAAAATCGCCTTCGATGCCGCAATTCGCTCCTCCGTATTGGTTCCGCGCAAAATTTCATCAATGGCACAAAATGTGATTTTATCTTCCTCTAGGCTATCAATAATACGCTTTAAATATTTTATCTCTTTGATGAAGTAACTTTCCCCTGCAAGAATGTCATCTGCAACTGCCATTGATGTAATCACATGCATTCTTGGAAGACACATACTTTTCGCCGTCACCGTGTGAATGGATTGCGCCAGAATCAGGTTCACTGCCACCGCTTTGATAAACGTGGATTTCCCAGATGCATTTGAACCGGTAATGATACAGCTTTTCTCTAATTCCATCGAATTGCTGACCGGATGCTCTAGCAAGGGATGATACAACTCCGTAAATTTCAACCGGCGGTCTTTTTCAAACTCCGGCAGCGCCACATAGGGAACGCTCTCCCGGAAAGATGCAATTGAAATTGAGGCATCTAACTCCCCTACTATTTTGTAAATGTCCAGATATTCCGGCACATACTGTTCTAACTTTTTCATGATTTTGTCATAGGAAATCAGATGCCACATCGTCGCGCCTATCAGATAATCCTGAAATATTGCAAATGGGTCTCCTGAGTACTGAAGCGTTTTCTGCCTCTGCAATGCCACAACTCCACGGCTTATTTTGCCAAACAGGTTTGCCTTTTCCCCTAATCCGTCACAAATACCGTCCTGTTCATAATCTCTTGCAATATGGGAGGCCGCCTGAATCAGGAATGCAACCGTACCAAGCATTTCAAGTTCAACCTCGTACTTTGACTTTGCAATTACATAAGTCATGATATTAAAAAGAAAGAGAACTGCAAATACCGTGACTGCCCGGATATCTCTGGTAAGCGGAATCGCAAGCAGCGAGAATAACAGCAATATTTGCTGCAAACGATAACGCTTTATCTCCGGCATTTTAAACTCTGACACACAATCCAGATAGGATGGAATATAATACGCAGACTCATTTTTTCCAAGGTCGGATAACAAATACTCCATATCCATTCGTTTCTTTGGATTCTCTTTCCAATATGAAATCCGCTTTTCCAAAAGTTCGTCTTCCTCTTTTGCAGTGTCACATTTGCGTAATTTGTGATACAAAAGCTCCTCCCCAATGGAACTGTCACAATTGTTTATCCGTGCAAAAACTTTGTCCATCGACAAATCATTCCAGGTAACAGCATCAATTCCTTCTGTTTCGCCAAATGTGTTATGGTAATTATCCACATTTTCTGAAATTTCCACTCTCTTTTTCAACGGATTTGTCCCAAATTTCCCCTCAATGTGTTCTTTTCTTTTATCTTTTGCCACCTTTTTTCCACTGAGCGACATCAGAAGAAACATCCCAAACATAATTGCAAAAAAAGCCAGGAAACCCATTTTTTCTCCTTTTGACATCAAAGTCTTTAAAGTAAGAAAAAGGCAGGAAATCTATGTAGTTCCTGCCTTTTCCTATTTTCTTCTATTAACGCAATGCTTTTCTTAATGCTGCCGAAATTGCTGTTCCGACCACAAAGCATACAATCGCTTCTACCAATCCATTCACGCCGACAAACGCGAGAATGAAAAGGAATGCATTCTTTGCACCAAGTGCTGTTACCATCGACTGTATGTAATCTGTATGGTAAAAACAAATTACTAATACAGACATGAAAAATGTCGTATTTAACAATGGGCAGCAAAGATTGGAAATGGTGAGAGATGCACTTGCCGGCATCTTTGTTTTGCGTAATCCTTTGAAAATTACACCGGTGAGCCATCCCATCAAGATTCTAGTTGGAACGCACACAAAAAATGTTGCAACCGGGTTAATGCTAAGAAGCATTGCTCCAAACGCACTCATTCCAAAGCACTGAATGAAACTTGTGATACCAAATACACCACCTAAAATTGCTCCAGCTGCTGGTCCTAATGTTACTGCTCCTACCGCTACTGGCACTACAATTAAGGTAATCTCTAATCCTGCTGTTTTGATGTAACCAATTGGGGTAAAAGCCATGATTAAAATAATGGCAACTAACAATGCCATTTCCACGAAATATTTTGTGGAAAACGTCTTTTTACTCATAGTCTCTTCCTTCTTTCTATATGCTATGTATTTCCTATCCGTAGCCGTTCTTTTGAATCGACTCGGACAAGCAAGTTCTAGTATAGCACTTTGTGAAAATATTATCAATAAGGTTATAAAAAAAGACATTGCAGCGTTTTCTTTCGAATTCACTGCAATGTCTTGCATCTATTGATAGCAAATCTTATTTGTTACCCATTTCAGCTTTTAATGCTGCTGTTAATGCTGGAACAATCTTATTTAAGTCTCCTACCATACCGTAATCAGCTACATCGAAGATTGGAGCATCTTCATCTTTGTTGATTGCGATGATAAGATCAGAATCTTCCATACCTGCAACGTGCTGGATTGCTCCAGAAATACCGATTGCGAAGTAAATCTGTGGACGAACTGTTTTACCTGTCTGTCCAACCTGAAGATCTACTGGTAACCAGCCATTTTCAACAACGGCACGGGAACAGCTTACGGTACCACCAAGTACTTCTGCTAAATCCTCTAATAATTTGAAGTTCTCTTTAGAACCAACACCACGTCCACCAGAAACTAAGATCTTAGCGTCCATGATATTTGCTGTTGTCTTAACAGCTTTTACGATATTTAAGATTTCAACATATCTGTTGTCTGGTGTGAATCCAGGATTGAACTCTTCTACGTTTGCTTTTGCACCTTTGATTGGAGCAATTTTCTGCATAACACCAGGACGAACGGTTGCCATCTGTGGACGGTTGTCCGGGCAAGCGATTGTAGCGATTGTGTTACCACCGAATGCAGGACGAGTCATTAATAACTGGTTATGTTTCTGTTCCTGTCCAGCAACTGCTTTGAGTGGGAAATCACCAATCTCAAGAACAGTACAGTCTGCTGTAAGACCTGTTTTTACTCTTGCTGATACAGTAGGACCAAGATCACGTCCGATTGCTGTAGCACCTACTAACATAATTTCAGGTTTGTATTTGTTGATTACAGATGCAAGTGCATGTGCATATGGCTCTGTTCTGTAATCTTTTAATTCTGGATCATCAACAAGGATGACTCTGTCAGCGCCGTATTCAGCTAACTGATCTGCAAGTCCTTTTACACCGGAACCAAGAAGTACTGCTGTAACTTCTGTGTTTAAATCTTTTGCTAAGTCTTTACCTTTGCCGAGCAATTCGAATGCTACGCCATCTAATACGTTATCTACCTGCTGTGCAAAGACAAATACTCCTTTATATTCTTCTAAACCCATTTTATTCACCACTTTTCCTTATTTTTATTAGATAATATGTTTCTCTTTGAATTTACCGATTAATGCGCTTACTAATTCATCTGCAGAATCGCCAGGTAACATTTCGCCTGCTCCCTTTGGTACCTTATCAGATGCTTTTGCAATCTTAGTAGGTGAACCTTTTAAACCAAGGTCAGAATCATCTACATCTTTTAAGTCTGCTCTGCCCCATACGGTTACTTCTTTGTCAAATGCATCGAAGATTCCGCCTGGAGTCATGTAACGTGGCTCGTTTAATTCGGAAAGAGCTGTTACTAAGCAAGGCATTTTTGCTTTTAATTCATGATATCTGTCTTCGAACTGACGCTGTACAATAACAGAATCACCTTCTACTTTGATACCCTGTGCATAAGAAATTACTGGAAGTCCAAGATGTTCTGCAATCTGTGGTCCAACCTGAGCGGTATCACCATCGATAGCCTGACGTCCTGTGATAATCAAATCATAATCTAAGTTACGAAGAGCTCCAGCGATTGTAGTAGATGTTGCCCATGTATCAGCTCCACCTAATACTCTGTCTGTTACAAGGATTGCTTCATCAGCACCCATTGCTAATGCTTCACGTAATACAGCATCAGCTTTTGGAAGTCCCATTGTAAGAACTGTAACTTTTGCTCCTGTTTCGTCTTTAATTTTAAGTGCTGCCTCAAGACCAGCTTTATCATCTGGGTTCATGATAGCAAGCATTGCTGCTCTATCAAGAGTTCCATCTGGGTTAAATTTAACTCCACCCTTTGTATCAGGAACCTGTTTAATACATACTACGATATTCATGTATTTTCCACTCCTTATGTTATTATATTTGATATGCGGATTGAATCGCGACTATTTCAGTAAAGAACCTGAGATTACCATTCTCTGAACTTCGCTTGTTCCTTCATAAATCTCTGTGATCTTAGCATCACGCATCATACGTTCTACATCGTATTCTCTGATGTATCCGTATCCACCGAATAACTGAACACATTCTGTTGTTACAGCCATTGCTGTTTCAGCAGCAAATAATTTTGCTTTTGCAGCTTCTACAGAGTAAACTTTCTGAGTAGCTTTTGCCATTGCAGCTTTGTAAACTAACATCTGAGCAGCCTCTACTCTTGTAGCCATATCAGCTAATTTGAACTGTGTATTCTGCTGCTGAGCGATAGAACGTCCGAACTGTTTTCTTTCTTTGGTGTAAGCAATTGTTCTCTCTAATGCACCTTCTGCAATACCAAGTGCCTGAGCAGCAATACCGATACGTCCACCATCAAGTGTATGCATAGCGATTGGGAAACCTTTTCCTTCTGGTCCAAGTAATGCATCCTTTGGAATTCTGCAGTCTTCGAAGATTAATTCGTATGTAGAAGAACCACGGATACCCATCTTCTTCTCTTTTGTTCCGAAGGAGAATCCTGGAGCACCTTTTTCTACGATAAATGCGGAGAAGTTCTTTTTCTTTCTTCCTCTCTTATCTTCTGTGATGCTTGTGATTGCGATTACGATATAAACATCTGCAACTTTACCGTTTGTGATAAAGCATTTAGATCCGTTTAATACCCATTCATCACCATCTAATACAGCCTTTGTCTGAGCTCCCTGAGCATCAGTACCAGCACCTGGCTCTGTTAATGCGAAAGCACCTAACTTCTCACCTGTTGCTAAAGGTCTTACATATTTCTGTTTCTGTTCTTCTGTACCGTATGTCATGATAGGATCGATACAAAGAGAAGTATGTGCAGATACAATTACACCTGTAGTTCCGCAAACTTTTGATAATTCTTCTACACACATAACATATGTTAATGGATCACATCCCTGTCCGCCATATTCCTTTGGCACTGGAATTCCCATGAATCCATATTTTCCCATTTTGTCTACTGTTCCCTGTGGGAATACTTCTGTCTCATCCACTTCCTGAGCCAGAGGTTTTACTTCATTCTCAGCAAAGTCTCTGAAAAGAGATCTCGCCATTTCATGTTTCTTGTCTAAAGTGAAATCCATGATTTCAAATCCTCCTTGTTTTTGTGGAGAAAAATCCAATTTCACATTGTGAAATTTGTCCCCTCTGAACGAGGAGAGGATTTTCCTCCTTCATTTTTCTAATTACTGAGCGTCTACTGGTGTCTTTGTACGATCTGCATTGTATACATAGAAACCTTTTCCGCTCTTAGCACCGAGGTTACCACCACGTACCATTTTACGGATTAATGGGCAAGCACGATATTTGCTGTCGCCTGTCTCTTTGTAAAGAACGTCCATAATTGCAAGGCAGATATCAAGACCGATGAAATCACCTAACTCTAATGGTCCCATTGGATGGTTTGCACCAAGTTTCATAGCTGCATCGATACCAGCGATATCAGATACACCTTCCATCTTGATGAAAGCTGCTTCGTTGATCATTGGGATTAAGATACGGTTTACAACGAATCCTGCTGCTTCATTTACCTGTACAGGTGTTTTGCCGATTTCTACAGAAATCTTCTTGATAGCTTCTACAGTTTCAACAGGAGTATTTACACCTGCGATAACTTCGATTAATTTCATACGATCTGCTGGGTTGAAGAAATGCATACCAACCATTGGACGGTTTAATCCGTTTCCGATTTCTGTGATAGAAAGGCTGGATGTGTTAGATGCAAAAATACAATCTGGTTTTGCAATCTCATCTAATTCTTTGAATGTTGTTTTCTTAACCTGCATATCTTCAAATGCAGCTTCAACGATTAAATCACAGTCTTTGCAAAGGTTTTCTTTTAAACCAGGAGTGATTTTAGCAACGATTGCATCAACAGCTTCCTGTGTCATTTTTCCTTTTTCTACAAGTCTTGCATAGCCTTTTTTGATTTTTTCTTTTCCAGCTTCTGCCCACTCCTGTTTGATATCACAGAGTGCTACTTCATATCCATCTACCTGAGCAAATGCTTTTGCAATGCCCTGTCCCATTGTTCCTGCGCCAATAACTCCAACTTTCATGTTAGTTCTCCTTTTTATATAAAAACTATAATGTATTACTGCTTACGTAAACGGAACAGCCTGCCGCAGCAAGCCGTTCCAACTATGTAATCTTAGTATTTCTCAACGATTGTAGAGCAGCCCATTCCGCCACCGATACATAAAGTAGCAAGACCTCTCTTAGCATCTCTCTTCTGCATCTCATGTAATAATGTAACTAAGATACGGCATCCTGATGCTCCAACCGGATGTCCAAGTGCGATTGCACCACCGTTTACATTTACTTTAGACATATCGAATTTCAAATCTCTTGCAACAGCGATTGACTGAGCAGCGAATGCTTCGTTTGCTTCGATTAAGTCCATATCGTCGATTGTAAGTCCTGTTCTCTCTAATACTTTTCTTGTAGAAGCAACTGGTCCAACACCCATGATTTCAGGTTCAACACCACCGAGTGCTCCAGCTACCCATGTAGCCATTGGTGTAACACCAAGTTCTTTTGCTTTTTCTTCGCTCATAACAACGATTGCAGCTGCACCATCGTTGATACCGGAAGCATTACCAGCTGTAACAAGTCCGCCTTCTTTTCCAGAACAGCATCTTAATTTTGATAAAGATTCTGCTGTTGTACCTGGACGTGGTCCTTCATCTTTTACGAAATCAACGATTTCTTTCTTAACTTTTACTGGTACTGGTACGATTTCATCATCGAATTTACCTTCAGCAATAGCTTTTTCACATTTCTGCTGGCTGTTTGCTGAGAACTCATCTAATTCTTCTCTTGTAATGCCATATTTATCACATACGTTCTCTGCTGTAATCATCATGTGGTAATGATTGAATGCATCTGTTAATGCATCGTTTACCATTGTATCGATGATTGTTGCATTGTTCATACGATATCCAAAACGAGCTTTTGTCATAGCGTATGGAGCCATGGACATGTTTTCCATACCACCTGCTACAACGATGTCTGCCTGACCAGCAAGAATCTGTGCTGCTGCTTCATTGACACATTTCAAACCGGAACCACAAACTACGTTCAAAGTAACTGCTGGTACTTCAATTGGTAATCCTGCTTTGATAGATGCCTGACGTGCAACGTTCTGTCCCTGTGCTGCCTGGATAACACATCCCATAAGAACTTCGTCAACCTGTTCTGGTTTTACTCCAGCTCTCTTTAATGCTTCTTTGATTACGATTGCTCCTAATTCTGGTGCTGGAGTATTGCTTAATGCTCCACCCATTTTACCAATTGCGGTACGGCATGCGCCTGCTAAAACTACTTTTCCTGCCATTTTCTCGTCTCCTTTTTCTAATAGGTTTCGCTCTGATACTGTTAATTTTTTAACAATATTTGGGCTAAAAAAAAATAAATTTCAAATATTTCATTTAAAATTTATGTTTTCATGGTCGTGAAGTCATAAAACAGCTTGTTTTCCGCTTGTTTACTGACTTTTTCTTACTTCCTCATGCTATCACACTTTACTCTGAAATGCAAGATATTTCTTCTTATTTTTTTCAGTTCCTTTTCGTTGTGGTATCGCATGACCATACCAATATCCCGTATTTTCGGGCTTTTTTTGTTAAAAACTTAACATTGTTTTTTCTAAAAATTAGCAAAAAGAAAGCAGAATTTGTGCACAATACACAATTCTGCTTTCTAATGTGAACGCTATCATTTTTTTAATAAAAGACATGATTTCCGATTACGGTTCCCTGAATGATTCCGTTGTTTCTTCTAAAGTAAAGACAGTTTAACGTAATCTGTCCATCCAGTACCGCCTGTGCTGCCTGCAGACATTCTGCATTGACACCTGCCTCCAGCCGGTACGCCAGCCTGCCGCTTGCCACCGGCGAAAATTGTCCGCTCTGATAAATAACGCCTGCAATCGTACCCGGAAAATAAGAACTTTTTACACGGTTGATGACGACACTTCCAACGGCAAGTTTTCCCTCGTAAGATTCTCCTTCTGCCTCACACTGGATAATGGCTCCTAACAGATAAAGATCCCCATCCGCCGGCACTACGGTAACGTTGGAATAGTCCTCCTGTTCCTGCGCCTTGATTGCCTCTAGTCTTGCGGCGTCTTCTTTTGCCTTTTGTAATTCGAGCTGTTCCTCGTAAGCCTCCATATCGGAAATCTGTTTCTCTAAATCCGATACATTCGACTGCGCATCCTGCAAATCTTGTGCCGCCTCATTGATTTTTGCCTGTGTCGAGGAAATCAGACTGCTTACATTCTCTTTTTTCTTCTGTGCTTCCTGCTGCATTGCCACAAGTTCTTCCTTTTGAGAGGACAGCTCCTCTTTTTGTGCTGCAATGTCCTCCTGAAGCTTGTTATAAGTTTCTAGCATATTACGGTCGTATTCATTAATTTCCTTAATATATTCTGTCCGGTTAAAAAAATCGGATACGGACTCTGACTCAAGCAGCATCTGAAGCATTGTTGTATTCCCATTCTCATACATGTACTGAATGCGAATCTTCATATCTTCATACTGCTTCTTCGAATCCTCCTGTGCTTTCGTAAGCTTTGCATCGGTCTCCTCAATCTCTTCTTCCTTCTCCTGAATCTGTTCCTCTAAATCATTCAATTCACCCGTGACCGTTGAAAGCTGTTTATTTAACCCGGACAAGTCCCCTTCTAAACCCGCTTTTTCATCCGCAATATCGTCTGCGGCATTCTGCGCATCCTCTTTTTGTCTCTGTAAATCTTCTACTTTAGAATGTGCATCATCAATATCCGATTGTGTCGTCTCTGCAAAAACAGAACCGGTACATAAAAAACTGCATAAAAGAATAAGTGCAATCATTCTTGTTACTCTATTTTTTTTCATTGTAATCTCCTAAATTCATCCATCTAACGACATGATAGCAGATTGTATTTCACGTTTCAATATGATAAAATTAGTTATATTTAGCAGAATATTTTTGTTTTGGATAATAAAGGAGGGATATTCATGCAATTTGTAAAAACAGCGGATTTAAAGCCTGGAATGCGGCTTGCAAAACCGATTTACAACCGGATGGGTGTTCTTTTGTACGAGCGTGATACAAAACTTACCATTCAGGGTATCAACAGTATTGAGAATTTTGGTCTTATCGGTATCTTTATCTTAGAGCCTGCGGAGCCACTTCCACCGCTTTCCAAGGAGGATTTGGAATTTGAACAGTACCAGACGGTTTATCTGTTCAAACTTCGTGAAAACATCAAAAAAATTCAGGAACAGAAGAATCCGGAAACTTTGCACGAACTTGTCGAGGACATCATCAAACGATATGGTTCCTTAGATCACCGTTTAAACTTCACGCAAAACCTTAGAAGCTCTGCCGACTTCACCTACAAGCATGCCATCAGCACTGCCATTTTAACTGCTTTGATTGGAAAGCAGATGGAGCTTTCCCATACGGAAAAGATGATTTTGGTGTACGCTTCTCTTCTATATGATATTGGATACTTAAACGTTCCTTATTCGATTTTAGATAAAGGGAAAAATCTTTCGTCTGAGGAAAAGGAGCTCGTACAACGTAAACTTGAGAACGGTTATCAGCTTCTTCACCCGGAGTACAA
This genomic window from Roseburia sp. 831b contains:
- a CDS encoding HD-GYP domain-containing protein — protein: MQFVKTADLKPGMRLAKPIYNRMGVLLYERDTKLTIQGINSIENFGLIGIFILEPAEPLPPLSKEDLEFEQYQTVYLFKLRENIKKIQEQKNPETLHELVEDIIKRYGSLDHRLNFTQNLRSSADFTYKHAISTAILTALIGKQMELSHTEKMILVYASLLYDIGYLNVPYSILDKGKNLSSEEKELVQRKLENGYQLLHPEYNDFQLPAATLQLIYSYLFSKNTQHNVKAESISPVAQKLLPILHTAITFDKMTAMNLNQTPVSEIAAIRILSKEPAVYPANVVYALSRAIHILPVGCSVELSNGDKALVLEDNPQDFTKPLILRFENNEVIDLSDPDSYADYHVIDTMKTMDNRIKIDEETLKHFKADERIMEIAERFRQKKARIAAQRAASASSDNVTV